Proteins found in one Plasmodium sp. gorilla clade G2 genome assembly, chromosome: 14 genomic segment:
- a CDS encoding 60S ribosomal protein L5, putative encodes MAYVKVVKNKAYFKRYQVKYRRRREGKTDYRARKALILQDKNKYNAQKLRFVVRKTNSQIICQIACAHIEGDKILAEAKSKELIRYGIPVGLKNYAAAYATGLLCARRFLKSLNLDTQFVGVEKVTGEEENNEDKEDEEGRKPIKAFLDVGITRTTTGNRVFAALKGACDGGLNIPHGNNRFPGSKNEFNPEQLRKNILGIHVAEYMKTLQEEDNDKYKTHFNDYLKNNISADDIEQMYLTAHEKIRQNPEKESKDTKNVKKFVSKHEKPKKLNAKLRKKRVKEKLALYVEKLQ; translated from the exons ATGGCATATGTAAAGGTTGTTAAAAACAAAGCATATTTTAAAAGGTACCAAGTGAAATATAGAAGAAGAAGAg AGGGAAAAACTGACTATAGGGCTAGAAAAGCTTTAATATTACAAGACAAGAATAAGTATAATGCTCAAAAGCTTCGATTTGTTGTTCGTAAAACAAATAGCCAGATAATATGTCAAATAGCTTGTGCCCATATTGAAGGAGATAAAATATTAGCAGAAGCAAAATCAAAAGAATTGATAAGATATGGAATCCCTGTTGGATTAAAGAATTATGCAGCTGCTTATGCTACCGGTTTATTGTGTGCTCGTCGTTTTTTAAAATCTTTAAATTTAGATACTCAATTTGTAGGTGTTGAGAAAGTAACAggtgaagaagaaaataatgaagataaagaagatgaagaaggAAGAAAACCAATAAAAGCATTTTTAGATGTTGGTATAACAAGAACAACAACAGGAAATCGTGTATTTGCTGCATTGAAAGGAGCTTGTGATGGTGGTTTGAATATTCCTCATGGTAATAATAGATTTCCAGGTTCTAAAAATGAATTCAATCCTGAACagttaagaaaaaatattttaggTATCCATGTAGCTGAATATATGAAAACATTACAAGAAGAGGATAATGACAAATATAAAACTCATTTCAATgattatttgaaaaataatatctcAGCTGATGATATCGAGCAAATGTATTTAACTGCACATGAAAAAATTAGGCAAAATCCAGAAAAAGAATCAAAGGATACAAAGAATGTTAAAAAATTTGTATCTAAGCATGAAAAACCTAAGAAGCTTAACGCCAAACTTAGAAAAAAGAGAGTCAAGGAAaag ttggCTTTATATGTCGAAAAATTACAATAA
- a CDS encoding 60S ribosomal protein L7-3, putative produces MAKDKKQQKKPSKKTPAPCPLSTKVKVKKEIKKEKKLGIRDNPLIFEKKKRSNIIGVGVRAKKDLSKYVKWPRYIRIQRKKKILLQRLKVPPSINQFNHTLPKSQTQDLLNFLKAYKPESKTDKKQRLLNKAKEALNNNVTKDKKPLFLKYGINHITKLVENKKANLVVIANDVSPIELVLFLPALCRLKEVPYCIVKDKATLGKLVHKKTATAVCLESVKKEDQEKLDYFAKVCKENFNDNVDLRRKWGGQKMSAKSMLLKKMKDKARKIEEAKKKEISAKL; encoded by the exons atg GCTAAAGATAagaaacaacaaaaaaaacccTCTAAAAAAACTCCAGCACCTTGCCCCTTATCAACAAAAGTAAAagtgaaaaaagaaataaagaagGAAAAGAAATTAGGAATTAGAGATAACCCCttaatttttgaaaaaaaaaagagaagcAATATTATTGGTGTTGGAGTACGTGCAAAAAAAGATTTATCGAAATATGTAAAATGGCCTAGATATATAAGAATacaaagaaagaaaaaaattttgttacAAAGATTAAAGGTTCCTCCTTCAATTAACCAATTTAACCACACACTTCCTAAGAGTCAa ACACAAGATTTATTGAACTTTTTAAAGGCTTATAAACCTGAATCCAAAACCGATAAAAAACAGAGATTGTTAAATAAAGCAAAAGAGGCTTTAAACAATAACGTTACAAAAGATAAAAAGCCACTATTTCTTAAATACGGAATAAATCATATTACCAAATTAGTTGAGAATAAAAAGGCTAATCTTGTTGTTATAGCTAATGATGTATCCCCAATTGAATTAGTTTTATTTCTTCCAGCCTTATGCAGGTTGAAGGAAGTACCTTACTGTATTGTTAAAGACAAAGCTACCTTAGGAAAGcttgttcataaaaaaacAGCAACTGCAGTATGCCTTGAAAGTGTAAAAAAGGAAGACCAAGAAAAATTAGACTACTTCGCAAAAGTTTGTAAAGAAAACTTTAACGATAATGTTGATTTGAGAAGAAAATGGGGAGGACAAAAAATGAGTGCTAAATCCAtgttattgaaaaaaatgaaagataAAGCAAGAAAAATTGAAGAAGCCAAAAAGAAGGAAATATCAGCCAAATTATaa
- a CDS encoding enoyl-CoA hydratase, putative, which yields MAFAKWLFSNVRYNKIILYNSHINCKKKKTCSYLIKRYINTQRGSDIASSVPSEKDKIFDGEQNINMKNPSVSDSKVSCEEERQYFMNHKYVDFFRDESRNIGLITFKNMNEKKNIFYNFLEELKNVLEHVNNIISNEENNTFYIKEFKNKENYLIKNIKNCIPYYDNKLKILIIHSVMDNNIFLNSLDYNSYLKNDEDTNVEISNTFRFLCNTIQQLPIITISNINGLCLNSGIDLILSTDFKISKENSLFGFDKMHIGLYPYGGSCQKLFRHIPINYAKYLLLTNKIINAQDALKINLIDICIKNNENFFIQNSNIYFEQNLSNEQIFLIIKENIINYFKDIFQHHLFQKKINDDSFIFTLFYSFQFLFIPTYILQNIKLGITEGLSFNDVNSYLDYDKHMFEKCINSTPRLDILNYIKKKKNE from the coding sequence ATGGCTTTTGCAAAATGGCTGTTTTCTAACGTAAGGTATAATAAAATCATTTTGTATAATAGCCACATCAAttgtaagaaaaaaaaaacatgttCTTATTTGATAAAAAGATACATAAACACACAAAGAGGTAGCGATATTGCCTCATCTGTTCCGAGTGAGAAAGATAAAATTTTTGATGgagaacaaaatataaatatgaaaaaccCTTCAGTAAGTGACAGTAAGGTTTCTTGTGAAGAAGAAAGGCAATATTTTATGAATCATAAATATGTTGATTTTTTTCGAGACGAGAGTAGAAATATTGGTTTGATAacctttaaaaatatgaatgagaagaaaaatatattttataattttttagaaGAATTAAAGAATGTATTAGAACATGTAAATAACATTATTTCGAATGAAGAGAATAATACATTTTACATCAAAGagtttaaaaataaagaaaattatttaataaagaatataaaaaattgtattccatattatgataataaattaaagatattaataatacatagtgttatggataataatatatttttaaattcattagattataattcatatttaaaaaatgatgaagataCAAATGTTGAAATATCAAATACATTTAGATTTTTATGTAATACTATACAACAATTACCTATTATAACCATAAGTAATATAAATGGTTTATGTTTAAATAGTGGTAttgatttaatattatctaCCGATTTCAAAATATCTAAAGAAAATAGTTTGTTTGGTTTTGATAAAATGCATATAGGTTTATATCCATATGGAGGTAGCTGTCAAAAATTATTTAGACATATCCCAATAAATTATGccaaatatttattattaacaaataaaataattaatgcACAAGAtgcattaaaaataaatttaatagatatatgtattaaaaataatgaaaatttcTTTATAcaaaattcaaatatatattttgaacagaatttatcaaatgaacaaatctttttaattattaaagaaaatattataaattatttcaaAGATATTTTTCAACATCATcttttccaaaaaaaaattaatgatgatagttttatttttactttattCTATTCATtccaatttttatttataccaacatatatattgcaAAACATCAAATTAGGTATCACTGAAGGATTGTCATTTAATGATGTTAATTCTTATTTGGATTATGATAAACATATGTTTGAAAAATGTATTAACAGCACACCCAgattagatatattaaattatattaaaaaaaagaaaaatgaataa
- a CDS encoding DEAD/DEAH box helicase, putative — protein MNRNWIQNLENMIDKNKIFEKDVQKKENFKDVCNGLIKKDYRINNYVKDPIIIDNYKKEKIKELYEWQDECLIELKKVNWDKGENFICVAPTSGGKTLVTELYIFEEIKNCKKIFFIFPLNSLINEKMTYLKNICKNTNIKIGNEIEENDIILCTYEKFNSYLNKNKLIDDNKCIEYNIKNNTPSNCYNNNNNNSKVLKNNNFIVIIDEFHHINEKGRGIYIENIVSKILYMNKKVCHIKIICMSGTLNNISILKKWMKAKCYISSYRPQEIKEHYVCNFNVYKKKVLDGKFYNACNIFRFHDICYDKNLQKEESTSSFQSHMMDQNNMINMKKGSQQYGNKNMYIHNNNNNNNKNDVVMLHSSHIYMGDHQEERKQSNGQNKRSSYNRGRSFSYEPNNNKRINYNHSNNYASSNNNTVSYSYFSSVEENDTTSNNNNNNNDNNSDHNNYNYYNSMNSMNNDCRSSYNYNTNYSNYNDMNSSTININMNDNCNQNNYDNNIRSTAQDTIRDNKKQKENYRNENSYSNISGISSYMNNNNMNNNNMNNNNMNNNNMKNNNMNNHNMKNNNMNNSNIVNNHNIVNNNNNMNNHYINSNNIYSDKTRSNMKDSNYISEKNQKDSLNEHTNNLIKENLICEKNSKDSVISFLNKKNQNKNKFNTLNTSLINSLLYFSLHSYINNLNTLIFCSTKKMCEFYVNLINEYLITLRNIAIPENIEIKRKELKEKIYNIDKCIYEKMYKLISNGVCYYYSDISFSIKRLLENAYKEKTLFLLTCTSTLSVGLNLFVDRVIISSPFVAQNFLTNTQYKQMIGRAARLKKGDSFIFVEKEYEKKMLDLFKETYTNIRSTMHDNTFEELEKYIIEFLCLFYENEYVSFYDIIHMFSYSLYYNETVSNTLKQEINASPSIYAYKECKDRIDVPSTSVKKNFDSASTEETTTKRKSQYEDDKNIGRNKYCVDDIYRHNNNNKNKQVDSNNNDNCNNNNDNCNNFKVVYNNDQCLFRHRDVNVTPIRKIDECKKGNKNELLKDNIINKSYSFYFNINLNYFTCDEIIFYHNKKNEIYKVLDTLLQNKCIEIQNEKIKITDFCRSLFISNLNLSIGIDLINEIRMYDKIYLYNNFHLCYICSSYNINIVSFHYELSHIKNLLSLISDQYTKNIIFKILKFDSDIINMLNLKSQQQQKKKTYFSNLQLERKYSKLYLSILLFLYLNEQDIHIICSIYKITPDVLKSILQHTFIHINILISFFDKLNEWILVSLLKKFLQKFKNSKPSFLSSSKFKKVKNFHQK, from the coding sequence ATGAACAGGAACTGGATTCAAAATTTAGAAAACATGAttgataagaataaaatatttgagAAGGATGTGCAGAAgaaagaaaattttaaagATGTATGTAATGGTTTAATTAAAAAGGATTATAgaattaataattatgttAAGGATCCTATAATAATAGATAATTATAAGAAAGAGAagataaaagaattatatgaatgGCAAGATGAATGTTTaatagaattaaaaaaagtaaattgGGATAAGGGAGAGAATTTTATTTGTGTAGCTCCAACATCAGGTGGAAAAACTTTAGTTacagaattatatatatttgaagagataaaaaattgtaaaaaaatattttttatatttccattgaattcattaataaatgagaaaatgacttatttaaaaaatatttgtaaaaatacTAATATAAAGATAGGTAATGAAATAGAAGagaatgatataatattatgtacatatgaaaaatttaatagttatttaaataaaaataaattaattgatgataataaatgtatagaatataatataaaaaacaataCACCATCtaattgttataataataataataataattcaaaagttttaaagaataataattttattgttataataGATGAGTTTCATCATATTAATGAAAAAGGTAGaggaatatatattgaaaatattgtatcaaaaatattatatatgaataaaaaagtatgtcatataaaaattatatgtatgagTGGTAccttaaataatatatcaatattaaaaaaatggatGAAAGCTAAATGTTATATTTCTTCATATCGTCCACAAGAAATAAAAGAGCATTATGTCTGTAattttaatgtatataaaaaaaaagtattagatggaaaattttataatgcatgtaatatatttagatTTCATGATATAtgttatgataaaaatttacaaaaGGAAGAATCAACATCTTCTTTTCAAAGTCATATGATGGATCAGAATAATATGATCAATATGAAAAAGGGTTCACAACAAtatggaaataaaaatatgtacatacataataataataataataataataaaaatgatgtgGTGATGTTACATTCtagtcatatatatatgggtgATCATCAGGAAGAAAGAAAACAATCTAATGGACAGAATAAAAGATCAAGTTATAATAGAGGAAGGAGTTTTTCTTATGaaccaaataataataaaagaataaattataatcacAGTAATAATTATGCATCGAGTAATAATAACACTGTAAGTTATAGTTATTTTAGTAGTGTTGAAGAAAATGACACCACcagcaataataataataataataatgataataatagtgatcataataattacaattattataatagcATGAATAGTATGAATAATGATTGTAGATCCagttataattataacacAAATTATAGCAACTACAACGATATGAATTCATCGaccattaatattaatatgaatgacaattgtaatcaaaataattatgataataatattagaaGTACTGCTCAAGATACAATCcgtgataataaaaaacagaaagaaaattatagaaACGAAAATAGCTATAGTAATATATCTGGCATTTCAAgctatatgaataataataatatgaataataataatatgaataataataatatgaataataataatatgaaaaataataatatgaataatcataatatgaaaaataataatatgaataatagtaatattgtgaataatcataatattgtgaataataataataatatgaataatcattatatcaatagtaataatatctATAGTGATAAAACCAGGTCAAATATGAAAgattcaaattatatatcaGAAAAAAACCAAAAAGATTCTTTGAATGAACatacaaataatttaataaaagaaaatttaatttGTGAGAAAAATAGTAAGGATAGTGTTATATCCTTtcttaataaaaagaatcagaataaaaataaatttaatactTTAAATACTAGTTTaattaattctttattatatttttctttacatAGTTATATTAACAACTTGaatacattaatattttgttcaacaaaaaaaatgtgcGAATTTTATGTCAAccttataaatgaatatctCATTACATTAAGAAATATTGCTATACcagaaaatatagaaataaaaagaaaagaattaaaagaaaagatatataatatagacaaatgtatatatgaaaaaatgtataaattaatatctaATGGAGTATGCTATTATTATAGtgatatttctttttctattaaAAGATTATTAGAAAATGCATATAAAGAGaaaacattatttttattaacatgTACATCAACACTTTCTGTTGgattaaatttatttgtaGATAGAGTTATAATATCATCTCCATTTGTTGCTCAGAATTTTTTGACAAATACACAATATAAACAGATGATTGGTCGTGCAGCTAGATTAAAAAAAGGagattcatttatatttgtagaGAAAGAATATGAGAAGAAAATGTTAGATTTATTTAAAGAGacatatacaaatattaggAGTACAATGCATGATAATACATTTGaagaattagaaaaatatattattgaatttttatgtttattttatgaaaatgaatatgtatctttttatgatataatCCATATGTTTTCTTATTCATTGTATTATAATGAAACTGTATCCAATACGTTAAAACAAGAAATAAATGCAAGTCCTtctatatatgcatataaagAGTGTAAAGACCGGATAGATGTTCCTTCGACTAGTGTCAAGAAAAATTTTGATAGTGCATCAACAGAGGAAACGACAACAAAGAGGAAGAGTCAATATGAGGATGATAAAAACATTGGgagaaataaatattgtgttgatgatatatatagacacaataataataataaaaataaacaagttgatagtaataataatgataattgtaataataataatgataattgtaataattttaagGTGGTTTATAACAACGATCAATGTCTTTTTAGACATAGAGATGTAAATGTGACACCCATAAGAAAGATCGATGAAtgtaaaaaaggaaataagaATGAACtattaaaagataatattataaataaatcgtattcattttattttaatataaatttaaattattttacatgtgatgaaataatattttatcataataaaaagaatgaaatatataaagtattAGATACattattacaaaataaatgtatagaaatacaaaatgagaaaataaaaataacagaTTTTTGTcgttcattatttataagtaatttaaatttatctATAGGTATAGATTTAATTAATGAAATTAGAAtgtatgataaaatatatttatataataattttcatttatgttatatatgttcttcatataatattaatattgtatCATTTCATTATGAATTATcccatataaaaaatttattatcattaatttcTGAtcaatatacaaaaaatattatattcaaaatattaaaatttgatagtgatataattaatatgttaaatttaaaaagtcaacaacaacaaaagaaaaaaacttATTTCTCAAATTTACAACTTGAAAGGAAATAtagtaaattatatttatctatacttttattcttatatttaaatgaacaagatatacatataatatgttcTATCTATAAAATCACACCTGATGTATTAAAATCTATATTACAACAtacatttatacatataaatattttaatatctttctttgataaattaaatgaatgGATACTAGTATCTctgttaaaaaaatttctacaaaaatttaaaaattcaaaaccttcttttttatcatctaGTAAGtttaaaaaagtaaaaaattttcatcaaaaatga